A single window of Agromyces aureus DNA harbors:
- a CDS encoding ThuA domain-containing protein, with translation MKTNRKTPVLAIGLAMATAMGVALAGPASAHPGHEHDPEFRALIFSETAGFVHDSVAEAKAMWDELAAANHFEVVQATDSALFTDEGLADFDVIVLAQASGDFWNASEEAAFERYVRDGGGVVAMHNPLDSEQGNTFYRNLIGTEFTAHSAANTGGVLDVVDHDHPSTSDLPHSITRNEEWYGFTKSVRGDKHVLTELDPTSVPSNTAGRMLDHPVTWCSPYEGGRTWITSIGHSKASYSEPLVRQHALGGIRYAAGVAEGDCTATDWNNFDKVPLDTETSAPWGIAIAPDQRVFFTELVRGQVRIYDPALKSTVTAATIPVYGDGENGLTGLALDNDFETNGWVYVYYSPVGTEHVNRLSRFTMSGNTMQLDTEKVLLNVPATRVAGEIGHTGGTLRIDGNGDLWLSVGDDVVPFESSGYTPIDERPGRGHFDAQRTSSNTNDLRGKLLRIHPEDDGTYSIPAGNMFAPGTEKTRPEIFAMGFRNPFRFSVDLDGTVFLADYGPDAGTANANRGPAGYVEWQVIREPGNYGWPYCHANNIAYNDFNFATSTSGAKFDCANPVNDSPNNTGLTQLPASIPAEVYYSYGASAEFPQLGSGSGSPMAGPVYHFDAELASDRKWPAYFDGTPLFYEWGRNYIKEFQLDGDGKLKAINPVLNNLQFLSPLDLQFGPDGALYLLEWGGGYGRDNPNSGLYRIDYSSTGRAPTASASADVTSGGAPLTVQFSSDGTVDQDGDDFEVLWEFGDGTTSTSANPSHVYTANGNYEARLTVTETTEYAKTGTATVAIVVGNTAPKVEITTPPNGGFFGWGDTLPWQVEVTDPEDGTIDCSEIAVQPALGHDDHAHPVDAVNACEGDALTILDEGHAEADAFWVIDARYTDKGGDGGIQPLTSSDTNVYRAKRFQAHYYDEAQSLAVETNAAAEYGQYVGDIKDGDWLRYDDMNFQGIDAVRYRVSAGPEGGGRIEMRLGSPTGDLVASTPVASTGGWFTFKETDPTPIDVPAGTHDVYLVFKSNPGVNWSMTLDVFEAIGAGVGTPPPGTPVIDNSTQGDWIGKYGELGYAIPNIGTNLPTGVTVAPAAGTSAYTWEATATNTAALQLPPAGTTRRASTWFSPTAAQVDVGIPAGQAYELSVYYNSFDASRQAAITLTRPDGSLIGPAQSVTDNKKGVWLTYQVVGPVQVKATKVTGPNAVIGGIFLDEADAPSDQDAPTVTADAGEPAASGWFTDEVSLELTADDGAGSGVDSIEYSIGDGAWAAYDDAVAITDEGETRVRYRATDKSGNVSEVGELVVKIDGTVPTVIATTVEAPAGPEWATRGVTLTLTADDGAGSGIGAVQYAVGEGEWVAYTAPVRISAEGPSDIRYRAIDVAGNASETGEIEIPDPPALDVAVTTSTRCVAGKVLVSVKVTNNETVPVAIAIESAFGTKSFASVAPGKNAVHVYTTRAANVAADTVTVSATSNVNGAPVTVAIESAYAAASCN, from the coding sequence ATGAAGACGAACCGAAAGACCCCGGTCCTCGCGATAGGACTCGCGATGGCCACCGCGATGGGGGTGGCGCTGGCAGGCCCGGCGTCGGCCCATCCCGGCCACGAACACGACCCGGAGTTCCGCGCCCTGATCTTCTCGGAGACCGCGGGATTCGTGCACGACTCGGTCGCCGAGGCGAAGGCGATGTGGGACGAGCTCGCGGCCGCGAACCACTTCGAGGTCGTCCAGGCCACCGACTCGGCGCTCTTCACCGACGAGGGGCTCGCTGACTTCGACGTCATCGTGCTGGCCCAGGCATCCGGAGACTTCTGGAACGCCTCGGAGGAGGCCGCGTTCGAGCGCTACGTCCGCGACGGCGGCGGCGTCGTGGCGATGCACAACCCGCTCGACAGCGAGCAGGGCAACACGTTCTACCGCAACCTGATCGGAACCGAGTTCACTGCGCATTCGGCGGCGAACACCGGAGGCGTGCTCGACGTCGTCGACCACGACCACCCGTCGACGAGCGACCTGCCGCACAGCATCACGCGCAACGAGGAGTGGTACGGCTTCACGAAGTCGGTGCGCGGCGACAAGCACGTGCTCACCGAGCTCGACCCGACCAGCGTGCCGAGCAACACGGCCGGCCGCATGCTCGACCACCCCGTCACCTGGTGCTCCCCCTACGAGGGCGGCCGCACCTGGATCACCTCGATCGGGCACTCCAAGGCGTCCTACAGCGAACCGCTCGTTCGCCAGCACGCGCTGGGCGGCATCCGCTACGCGGCCGGCGTCGCCGAGGGCGACTGCACCGCGACGGACTGGAACAACTTCGACAAGGTTCCGCTCGACACCGAGACCTCTGCGCCGTGGGGCATCGCGATCGCACCCGACCAGCGGGTGTTCTTCACCGAACTCGTTCGCGGCCAGGTGCGCATCTACGACCCCGCGCTGAAGTCGACCGTCACGGCCGCGACCATCCCGGTCTACGGCGACGGCGAGAACGGCCTCACCGGCCTCGCACTCGACAACGACTTCGAGACCAACGGCTGGGTGTACGTGTACTACTCGCCCGTCGGCACCGAGCACGTCAACCGGCTCTCGCGATTCACGATGTCGGGCAACACCATGCAGCTCGACACCGAGAAGGTGCTGCTCAACGTTCCGGCGACCCGCGTCGCGGGCGAGATCGGCCACACCGGCGGCACGCTGCGCATCGATGGCAACGGCGACCTCTGGCTCTCGGTCGGCGACGACGTCGTGCCCTTCGAGTCGTCGGGCTACACGCCGATCGACGAGCGACCCGGGCGCGGCCACTTCGACGCCCAGCGCACCTCGTCGAACACGAACGACCTCCGCGGCAAGCTCCTGCGCATCCACCCCGAAGACGACGGCACCTACTCGATCCCTGCCGGCAACATGTTCGCACCTGGAACCGAGAAGACGCGACCCGAGATCTTCGCGATGGGATTCCGCAACCCGTTCCGCTTCAGCGTCGACCTCGACGGCACGGTCTTCCTCGCCGACTACGGTCCCGACGCGGGCACCGCGAACGCCAACCGCGGCCCCGCAGGCTACGTCGAGTGGCAGGTCATCCGCGAGCCGGGCAACTACGGCTGGCCCTACTGCCACGCGAACAACATCGCGTACAACGACTTCAACTTCGCGACGAGCACGTCCGGAGCGAAGTTCGACTGCGCGAACCCGGTGAACGACTCGCCGAACAACACGGGCCTCACGCAGCTTCCCGCGTCGATCCCCGCCGAGGTGTACTACTCGTACGGCGCGTCGGCCGAGTTCCCGCAGCTCGGCAGCGGCTCGGGTTCGCCCATGGCCGGCCCGGTCTACCACTTCGACGCCGAACTGGCCTCCGACCGCAAGTGGCCGGCCTACTTCGACGGCACCCCGCTGTTCTACGAGTGGGGTCGCAACTACATCAAGGAGTTCCAGCTCGACGGCGACGGCAAGCTCAAGGCCATCAACCCCGTGCTGAACAACCTCCAGTTCCTCTCGCCGCTCGACCTCCAGTTCGGCCCTGACGGAGCGCTCTACCTGCTCGAGTGGGGCGGCGGCTACGGTCGTGACAACCCCAACTCGGGTCTGTACCGCATCGACTACTCCTCGACCGGTCGCGCACCCACCGCATCGGCCTCGGCCGACGTCACGTCGGGCGGCGCGCCGCTCACCGTGCAGTTCTCGAGTGACGGCACCGTCGACCAGGACGGCGACGACTTCGAGGTCCTGTGGGAGTTCGGGGACGGCACCACCTCGACGAGCGCCAACCCGTCCCACGTCTACACGGCGAACGGCAACTACGAGGCTCGCCTCACGGTCACCGAGACCACCGAGTACGCGAAGACCGGCACCGCGACGGTCGCCATCGTCGTCGGCAACACCGCGCCGAAGGTGGAGATCACCACGCCCCCGAACGGCGGCTTCTTCGGCTGGGGCGACACGCTGCCCTGGCAGGTCGAGGTCACCGACCCCGAGGACGGCACGATCGACTGCTCCGAGATCGCCGTGCAACCGGCCCTCGGCCACGACGACCACGCCCACCCCGTCGACGCGGTGAACGCCTGCGAGGGCGACGCGCTGACCATCCTCGACGAGGGCCACGCCGAAGCCGACGCCTTCTGGGTCATCGACGCCCGGTACACCGACAAGGGCGGCGACGGCGGCATCCAGCCGCTGACGTCCAGCGACACGAACGTCTACCGTGCGAAGCGCTTCCAGGCCCACTACTACGACGAGGCGCAGAGCCTCGCCGTGGAGACCAACGCGGCGGCCGAGTACGGCCAGTACGTCGGCGACATCAAGGACGGAGACTGGCTGCGCTACGACGACATGAACTTCCAGGGCATCGACGCCGTGCGCTACCGCGTCTCGGCCGGCCCGGAGGGCGGCGGCCGCATCGAGATGCGCCTCGGATCGCCCACGGGCGACCTGGTGGCGAGCACGCCGGTGGCGAGCACGGGCGGATGGTTCACCTTCAAGGAGACCGACCCCACGCCGATCGACGTGCCCGCCGGCACGCACGACGTCTACCTCGTCTTCAAGTCGAACCCCGGCGTCAACTGGTCGATGACCCTCGACGTGTTCGAGGCGATCGGCGCCGGAGTCGGCACGCCGCCTCCCGGAACCCCGGTGATCGACAATTCGACCCAGGGCGACTGGATCGGCAAGTACGGCGAGCTGGGCTACGCGATCCCGAACATCGGCACCAACCTGCCGACCGGTGTCACCGTGGCACCGGCAGCGGGCACGTCTGCCTACACGTGGGAGGCGACCGCGACCAACACGGCCGCACTGCAGCTGCCGCCCGCAGGAACGACGCGTCGTGCCTCGACGTGGTTCAGCCCCACCGCCGCGCAGGTCGATGTCGGGATTCCGGCCGGCCAGGCGTACGAGCTGTCGGTGTACTACAACAGCTTCGACGCGAGCCGTCAGGCGGCCATCACCCTGACCCGACCCGATGGATCCCTGATCGGACCGGCCCAGTCCGTCACCGACAACAAGAAGGGCGTCTGGCTCACGTACCAGGTCGTCGGGCCGGTGCAGGTGAAGGCGACGAAGGTCACCGGGCCTAACGCGGTGATCGGCGGCATCTTCCTCGACGAGGCGGATGCCCCCTCCGACCAGGACGCCCCCACGGTGACCGCCGATGCCGGCGAGCCGGCAGCATCCGGTTGGTTCACCGACGAGGTCAGCCTCGAGCTGACCGCTGACGACGGCGCCGGCTCGGGCGTCGACTCGATCGAGTACTCGATCGGCGACGGCGCATGGGCCGCCTACGACGACGCCGTCGCGATCACGGACGAGGGCGAGACTCGCGTTCGTTACCGTGCGACCGACAAGAGCGGCAACGTCAGCGAGGTCGGCGAGCTCGTGGTGAAGATCGACGGCACCGTGCCGACGGTCATCGCGACCACGGTCGAGGCGCCCGCCGGCCCCGAGTGGGCCACGCGGGGCGTCACCCTGACGCTCACGGCCGACGACGGAGCAGGCTCCGGCATCGGCGCGGTGCAGTACGCGGTCGGCGAGGGCGAATGGGTCGCGTACACGGCTCCGGTTCGCATCTCGGCCGAGGGTCCGAGCGACATCCGCTACCGGGCGATCGACGTCGCGGGCAACGCGAGCGAGACGGGCGAGATCGAGATCCCCGACCCGCCGGCACTGGACGTCGCCGTGACGACCAGCACCCGCTGCGTCGCGGGCAAGGTGCTCGTCTCGGTCAAGGTGACCAACAACGAGACCGTTCCGGTCGCGATCGCCATCGAATCCGCCTTCGGCACGAAGTCGTTCGCCTCGGTCGCGCCCGGCAAGAACGCGGTCCACGTGTACACCACCCGCGCGGCGAACGTGGCCGCGGACACCGTGACCGTCTCGGCCACGTCGAACGTCAACGGGGCCCCGGTCACCGTGGCGATCGAGTCGGCGTACGCCGCGGCATCCTGCAACTGA
- a CDS encoding sugar phosphate isomerase/epimerase family protein, translating into MPEIGIGFHTDAFNSSHKSFEQALAWAQEHDVHYIEPGTIDGACWIQGLGYFPHVSFLEDPVLLRTKMEGYGVEFSQIDAAYPLSGLDGPSIGVPYVQRAIAWAAQAGCPRVATTDGLFRPEGLTDREALDQMKRSYTEIIRVAEAHRVVVTIETHGYFTTRPEYLAEMLDFCGETPWLRLNLDTGNTFIAGNDPVAFAERFIDRIAHVHIKDVSASLAEAARGGATGIAISHVAAGDGVNADNIRAILRRLSAHGFDGVLNIECEGQGGPMLASSVEWLRREIAEAGFTERVPSFARVPAAV; encoded by the coding sequence ATGCCAGAGATCGGGATCGGTTTCCACACCGACGCATTCAACTCGAGCCACAAGTCCTTCGAGCAGGCGCTGGCCTGGGCGCAGGAGCACGACGTGCACTACATCGAGCCCGGCACCATCGACGGTGCCTGCTGGATCCAGGGCCTCGGCTACTTTCCCCACGTCTCCTTCCTCGAGGATCCGGTGCTGCTCCGCACGAAGATGGAGGGCTACGGGGTCGAGTTCTCGCAGATCGATGCCGCATACCCGCTGTCGGGCCTCGACGGCCCCTCGATCGGCGTGCCCTACGTGCAGCGCGCCATCGCCTGGGCCGCGCAGGCCGGGTGTCCGCGCGTGGCGACCACCGACGGCCTCTTCCGGCCCGAGGGCCTCACCGACCGCGAAGCCCTCGATCAGATGAAGCGCAGCTACACCGAGATCATCCGCGTCGCGGAGGCGCACCGCGTCGTCGTCACGATCGAGACGCACGGCTACTTCACGACCCGGCCCGAGTACCTCGCCGAGATGCTCGACTTCTGCGGCGAGACGCCCTGGCTGCGCCTCAACCTCGACACGGGCAACACCTTCATCGCCGGCAACGATCCGGTCGCCTTCGCCGAGCGGTTCATCGATCGGATCGCCCACGTGCACATCAAGGACGTCTCCGCCTCGCTCGCCGAGGCCGCGCGCGGCGGCGCGACCGGCATCGCCATCAGTCATGTCGCGGCCGGCGACGGGGTCAACGCCGACAACATCCGGGCGATCCTGCGTCGTCTCAGTGCGCACGGCTTCGACGGCGTGCTCAACATCGAATGCGAGGGCCAGGGCGGTCCGATGCTGGCCAGTTCGGTCGAGTGGCTCCGTCGTGAGATCGCCGAAGCCGGCTTCACCGAGCGCGTGCCGAGCTTCGCCCGCGTTCCGGCCGCCGTCTAG
- a CDS encoding TetR/AcrR family transcriptional regulator, producing MTTNTSAKPDELAAAAFALFSTRGIAGVNMDEIAAGAGVTKGSLYWHYASKKEVVLAACNLYYRVWRNQIEGAIAGHERLADQLEAAVAYSVRSCLLDDANRVFTTEIVAMSLYDAEVRASWTGFLDETERFFLGLTHRAVGAREFRCDDVDRAVDLMLAAMEGIKQIALFRPQICLPENEQRTCRRLMSLLGERLLVPAG from the coding sequence GTGACCACGAACACCTCGGCGAAACCCGATGAGCTCGCTGCCGCTGCGTTCGCGCTCTTCTCCACGCGCGGCATCGCCGGAGTCAACATGGACGAGATCGCGGCCGGCGCGGGGGTCACCAAGGGCAGTCTCTACTGGCACTACGCCTCGAAGAAGGAGGTCGTGCTCGCCGCGTGCAACCTCTACTACCGCGTCTGGCGCAACCAGATCGAGGGCGCCATCGCGGGGCACGAGCGCCTAGCCGATCAGCTCGAGGCCGCGGTCGCGTACTCGGTGCGAAGCTGCCTGCTCGATGACGCCAACCGGGTCTTCACGACCGAGATCGTGGCGATGTCGCTGTACGACGCAGAGGTGCGCGCGAGCTGGACCGGCTTCCTCGACGAGACCGAGCGGTTCTTCCTCGGCCTCACGCACCGGGCTGTCGGCGCGCGCGAGTTCCGGTGCGACGATGTCGACAGGGCCGTCGACCTGATGCTCGCCGCGATGGAGGGCATCAAGCAGATCGCCTTGTTCCGACCGCAGATCTGCCTCCCCGAGAACGAGCAGCGCACGTGTCGCAGGCTCATGTCGCTGCTCGGGGAGCGCCTGCTGGTTCCCGCCGGCTGA
- a CDS encoding MarR family winged helix-turn-helix transcriptional regulator: MTLVTEASDRTDEAIADVEDQLSQLFSRIRTVWKESAEQVHPDLQPAAYKLLSAITRLGTTTAHVLADTFEMDKSVVSRQVRTLEDLGLVETRADERDGRVRVLVATPKAIEAVQGVRDSNQQRLRAVLVGRPEAELRSFADLLRSIGNA; the protein is encoded by the coding sequence ATGACGCTCGTGACCGAGGCATCCGACCGCACCGACGAAGCCATCGCCGATGTCGAAGACCAGCTGAGCCAGCTGTTCAGCCGCATTCGCACGGTGTGGAAGGAGTCGGCCGAGCAGGTGCACCCCGACCTGCAGCCGGCGGCCTACAAGCTGCTCTCGGCGATCACGCGGCTCGGAACGACGACCGCCCACGTGCTCGCCGACACGTTCGAGATGGACAAGTCCGTCGTGAGCCGGCAGGTGCGCACGCTCGAGGACCTCGGGCTCGTGGAGACCCGCGCCGACGAGCGCGACGGCCGCGTCCGCGTGCTCGTCGCGACTCCCAAGGCGATCGAGGCCGTGCAGGGCGTGCGCGACAGCAACCAGCAGCGCCTGCGCGCCGTGCTGGTCGGTCGGCCCGAGGCGGAGCTGCGCAGCTTCGCCGACCTGCTGCGGAGCATCGGCAACGCCTGA
- a CDS encoding MDR family MFS transporter has product MFVAVISGTVVSTSMPLIIADLGGDQTAYTWVITASLLAMAVSTPIWGKLADLVNRKVLLISAISLFVVGTAIAGFAQDTTTLIAVRVIQGLGAGGLMSLVMILIAVIISPRERGKYMGFVGGIMAVATIGGPLLGGVVTDAWGWRANFFLPIPLAIIALIVIQRTLHLPPMPKRAVKIDYVGIALLTVGVSLLLIWVSLGGSEFEWDSMTSYVVIGVSAAALIGFVVTEFFVPEPIVPMTLFKNRTFTLAVIASIAIGVSMFATSVFLAQYFQLARGATPTESGLMTIPMIVGQMGASILIGALISKFGKWKRFMVAGSLLVVAGGYLMTTLDYDTDYGLVSVYMVVLGAGLGMVMQNLTLVVQNDTPASQLGAASSNVNFFRTIAGTIGVTVMGSLLATQVTTHITSGLKNFTPTSPEEIDALKGLAGGGIPHVSQLPEGIRVIIENAYGNGIADVFWVTVPLALLSVIAIAFLPNKALSTKTSAEQLKEEFEQVAIDLAEAEIGAPVTSSVQLVEADAAADAPSKATAGSGTRPSATGSDPADTTTAR; this is encoded by the coding sequence ATGTTCGTCGCCGTCATCTCCGGCACGGTCGTCTCGACCTCGATGCCGCTCATCATCGCCGACCTCGGCGGCGACCAGACCGCCTACACCTGGGTCATCACCGCGAGCCTGCTCGCCATGGCCGTCTCGACCCCGATCTGGGGCAAGCTCGCCGACCTGGTGAACCGCAAGGTGCTGCTCATCTCGGCGATCAGCCTGTTCGTCGTCGGCACGGCGATCGCCGGCTTCGCCCAGGACACCACGACCCTCATCGCCGTGCGCGTCATCCAGGGCCTCGGCGCGGGCGGCCTCATGTCGCTCGTGATGATCCTCATCGCGGTCATCATCTCGCCGCGCGAGCGCGGCAAGTACATGGGCTTCGTCGGCGGCATCATGGCCGTCGCGACCATCGGCGGTCCGCTGCTCGGCGGCGTCGTGACCGACGCCTGGGGCTGGCGCGCCAACTTCTTCCTGCCGATCCCGCTCGCGATCATCGCGCTCATCGTGATCCAGCGCACGCTGCACCTGCCGCCCATGCCCAAGCGCGCCGTGAAGATCGACTACGTCGGCATCGCGCTGCTCACGGTCGGCGTCTCCCTGCTGCTCATCTGGGTCTCCCTCGGCGGCAGCGAGTTCGAGTGGGACTCGATGACGAGCTACGTCGTGATCGGCGTCTCCGCCGCGGCCCTCATCGGCTTCGTGGTCACCGAGTTCTTCGTGCCCGAGCCCATCGTGCCGATGACGCTCTTCAAGAACCGCACCTTCACGCTCGCCGTCATCGCCTCCATCGCGATCGGCGTCTCGATGTTCGCGACCAGCGTGTTCCTCGCGCAGTACTTCCAGCTCGCCCGTGGCGCGACCCCGACCGAGTCGGGCCTCATGACGATCCCCATGATCGTCGGCCAGATGGGCGCCTCGATCCTCATCGGCGCACTCATCAGCAAGTTCGGCAAGTGGAAGCGCTTCATGGTGGCGGGCTCGCTGCTCGTCGTCGCCGGCGGCTACCTCATGACCACGCTCGACTACGACACCGACTACGGCCTCGTCAGCGTCTACATGGTCGTGCTCGGTGCGGGCCTCGGCATGGTCATGCAGAACCTCACGCTCGTCGTGCAGAACGACACCCCGGCGTCGCAGCTGGGTGCCGCGAGCTCGAACGTGAACTTCTTCCGCACGATCGCCGGCACCATCGGCGTCACCGTCATGGGCTCGCTGCTGGCCACGCAGGTCACGACGCACATCACGTCGGGCCTGAAGAACTTCACGCCCACCTCGCCCGAAGAGATCGACGCGCTGAAGGGCCTCGCCGGCGGCGGGATCCCCCACGTCTCGCAGCTGCCGGAGGGCATCCGCGTGATCATCGAGAACGCCTACGGCAACGGCATCGCCGACGTCTTCTGGGTCACCGTGCCGCTCGCCCTGCTCAGCGTGATCGCCATCGCGTTCCTGCCGAACAAGGCGCTCTCGACGAAGACCTCGGCCGAGCAGCTGAAGGAGGAGTTCGAGCAGGTCGCGATCGACCTGGCCGAAGCCGAGATCGGCGCACCCGTGACCTCGTCGGTCCAGCTCGTCGAAGCGGATGCCGCGGCAGACGCCCCGTCGAAGGCGACCGCCGGGTCGGGCACCCGTCCGTCGGCGACCGGCTCCGACCCGGCCGACACCACGACCGCCCGATAA
- a CDS encoding signal peptidase I, producing MIGGAALWVLAGLGVLSGLMWGAGALGLLHPLVVVSGSMQPGIRTGDLIVGVPLAIEEVERGDVITLMSAQTQKFVTHRVVGIEPADGGFAVVMKGDANDSVDGEPYLVAAGRTVPTPWVVVPGGGYVVETISRPPVAIPLLIALAALVGLAALPSGRPRDDDEADAAASVVPDASVSGGRP from the coding sequence ATGATCGGGGGAGCGGCGCTCTGGGTGCTGGCCGGGCTCGGCGTGCTCTCGGGGCTGATGTGGGGCGCCGGCGCGCTCGGCCTGCTCCATCCGCTCGTCGTCGTGTCCGGGTCGATGCAGCCCGGCATCCGCACCGGCGATCTCATCGTCGGCGTGCCGCTCGCGATCGAGGAGGTCGAGCGCGGCGACGTGATCACCCTGATGAGCGCGCAGACGCAGAAGTTCGTGACGCACCGCGTCGTGGGCATCGAGCCCGCCGACGGCGGGTTCGCGGTCGTCATGAAGGGCGATGCGAACGACTCCGTCGACGGGGAGCCCTACCTCGTCGCCGCGGGGCGCACGGTGCCCACCCCGTGGGTCGTCGTGCCGGGCGGCGGCTACGTCGTCGAGACGATCAGCCGGCCTCCCGTCGCGATCCCGCTGCTCATCGCCCTCGCGGCGCTCGTCGGTCTGGCCGCACTGCCCTCCGGTCGACCACGTGACGACGATGAGGCGGATGCCGCGGCATCCGTCGTTCCGGATGCCTCGGTGAGCGGGGGCCGGCCATGA
- the rplJ gene encoding 50S ribosomal protein L10, whose amino-acid sequence MANKEASVAELTNLFESSAAVLLTEYRGLTVAQLKTLRNSIRQDASYAVVKNTLTKIAANNAGITTLDDDLTGPSAVAFVHGDFVATAKAVRDFAKANPNLVIKGGVFEGKTLNADEVNKYASLESREVLLAKAAGMMKATMGKAAATIDALREKLETAEAA is encoded by the coding sequence ATGGCGAACAAGGAAGCCTCGGTTGCCGAACTCACGAACCTGTTCGAGAGCTCTGCTGCCGTTCTGCTGACCGAATACCGCGGCCTGACGGTTGCACAGCTGAAGACGCTGCGCAACAGCATCCGTCAGGACGCGAGCTACGCCGTGGTGAAGAACACGCTGACCAAGATCGCCGCGAACAACGCGGGGATCACGACGCTGGACGACGACCTCACCGGTCCGTCCGCCGTCGCCTTCGTGCACGGCGACTTCGTCGCCACCGCCAAGGCCGTTCGTGACTTCGCCAAGGCAAACCCGAATCTTGTGATCAAGGGCGGCGTCTTCGAGGGCAAGACCCTCAACGCCGACGAGGTCAACAAGTACGCCTCGCTCGAGAGCCGCGAGGTTCTGCTTGCGAAGGCAGCGGGAATGATGAAGGCGACGATGGGCAAGGCTGCCGCCACCATCGACGCGCTTCGCGAAAAGCTGGAGACCGCCGAGGCCGCGTAA
- the rplL gene encoding 50S ribosomal protein L7/L12, whose product MAKLTTEELLEQFAGLTLVELSEFVKAFEEKFEVTAAAPVAAAGGAGAAAEEVEEKDSFDVILEAAGDKKIQVIKTVRELTSLGLGEAKAVVDGAPKAVLEGANKEAAEKAKEALEAAGATVTLK is encoded by the coding sequence ATGGCGAAGCTCACCACCGAAGAGCTGCTCGAGCAGTTTGCCGGCCTGACGCTTGTCGAGCTCAGCGAGTTCGTGAAGGCGTTCGAGGAGAAGTTCGAAGTCACCGCTGCCGCTCCCGTCGCCGCTGCCGGCGGCGCTGGCGCTGCTGCTGAAGAGGTTGAGGAGAAGGACTCCTTCGACGTCATCCTCGAGGCTGCCGGCGACAAGAAGATCCAGGTCATCAAGACCGTCCGCGAGCTCACCTCGCTCGGTCTCGGCGAGGCCAAGGCCGTCGTCGACGGTGCTCCCAAGGCCGTGCTCGAGGGCGCGAACAAGGAAGCCGCCGAGAAGGCCAAGGAGGCCCTCGAGGCTGCTGGCGCCACCGTCACCCTCAAGTAA
- a CDS encoding Gfo/Idh/MocA family protein, whose protein sequence is MSVAPLRVGIAGIHGHGASHVVTALGLARTGRIVLAAVADHRPPEAAIEGAVVHADALDMIEREPLDIVVLSTPMHTHLPLALAAMQAGAHVLLEKPPTPTLADFERLVAASDTTGRAVQVGFQSLGSSAIGAVRDLVGAGVVGEPLGYGALGTWSRTEQYWRRAAWAGRRTLDGVPVVDGAVTNPLAHAVATSLAVAGATTTTDVADVRLDLHRANDIEADDTSSLIVELANGSRVAGALSLTASARSEPCVVVRGTEARLVHWYTQDLVQVFRPGSAVPATTSHGRTGLLENLVDHVQHGAPLLVPIAATGAFMRVLEAVRTGEPAHPIDARFVDRVTDAAGDRRVVHDLEAWSERVVLEGRTFRELGAPWALDVAPLG, encoded by the coding sequence ATGAGCGTCGCACCGCTCAGGGTCGGCATCGCCGGCATCCACGGCCACGGCGCGAGCCACGTCGTGACGGCACTCGGCCTCGCGCGCACCGGTCGGATCGTGCTCGCCGCCGTCGCCGACCACCGGCCGCCGGAGGCCGCGATCGAGGGCGCCGTCGTCCATGCCGACGCCCTCGACATGATCGAACGGGAGCCGCTCGACATCGTCGTCCTGTCCACGCCGATGCACACCCACCTGCCGCTCGCCCTCGCAGCAATGCAGGCCGGAGCCCACGTGCTGCTCGAGAAGCCGCCGACGCCGACGCTCGCCGACTTCGAGCGCCTCGTCGCGGCATCCGACACGACCGGGAGAGCGGTGCAGGTCGGCTTCCAGAGCCTCGGCTCGTCGGCGATCGGGGCCGTTCGCGACCTGGTCGGCGCCGGCGTCGTCGGCGAACCCCTCGGCTACGGGGCGCTCGGCACGTGGTCGCGCACCGAGCAGTACTGGAGGCGTGCGGCTTGGGCCGGCCGGCGGACCCTCGACGGCGTTCCGGTCGTCGACGGTGCGGTCACGAATCCGCTCGCGCACGCGGTCGCGACCTCGCTGGCGGTCGCCGGCGCCACGACGACGACGGATGTCGCAGACGTGCGCCTCGATCTCCACCGCGCGAACGACATCGAGGCCGACGACACGTCGTCGCTCATCGTCGAGCTCGCGAACGGCTCGCGTGTGGCCGGAGCCCTGAGCCTGACGGCCTCCGCCCGGTCCGAGCCGTGCGTCGTCGTCCGCGGCACGGAGGCGAGGCTCGTGCACTGGTACACGCAGGACCTCGTGCAGGTGTTCCGGCCCGGATCCGCGGTGCCCGCGACGACGTCGCACGGCCGCACCGGACTGCTCGAGAACCTCGTCGACCACGTGCAGCACGGCGCGCCGCTGCTGGTGCCCATTGCGGCGACCGGGGCGTTCATGCGCGTGCTCGAGGCGGTTCGCACCGGCGAGCCCGCGCATCCGATCGATGCACGATTCGTCGACCGGGTGACGGATGCCGCGGGCGACCGCCGTGTCGTCCACGACCTCGAGGCGTGGTCGGAGCGGGTCGTGCTCGAGGGGCGGACCTTCCGCGAACTCGGGGCGCCGTGGGCCTTGGACGTCGCCCCGCTCGGCTGA